A genomic window from Thiomonas arsenitoxydans includes:
- the radC gene encoding RadC family protein, protein MATRIADLPADARPREKLLARGPHALADAELVAIVLRTGVRGQSALDLAAALLDQFGGLHGLLNASSEQLRKIKGLGAAKYAEIAAVLELARRTLNEQMMQQPLLDSPAAVRDYLRLWLGPQPVEIFAVLFLDSQHQLIASEELSRGTLASTSVYPREVVKAALRLNAGALILAHNHPSGLAEPSAADRALTQTLKSALALVDVRVLDHLVVTRHSVVSFAERGLL, encoded by the coding sequence ATGGCCACACGTATCGCCGATCTACCTGCTGATGCGCGACCGCGCGAAAAATTGCTGGCGCGAGGTCCGCACGCCCTGGCCGACGCCGAACTGGTCGCCATCGTGCTGCGCACCGGGGTGCGCGGGCAGAGCGCCCTCGATCTGGCCGCCGCCTTGCTCGATCAGTTTGGCGGCCTGCACGGCCTGCTCAACGCCTCATCCGAGCAACTCCGCAAAATCAAAGGGCTGGGCGCGGCCAAATATGCCGAGATTGCCGCCGTGCTGGAACTCGCTCGCCGCACCCTGAACGAGCAGATGATGCAGCAACCCCTGCTCGATTCGCCCGCTGCGGTGCGCGACTATTTGCGACTCTGGCTCGGGCCGCAACCGGTGGAAATTTTCGCGGTGCTGTTTCTCGACAGCCAGCACCAGCTCATCGCCTCGGAAGAGCTTTCTCGCGGCACGCTGGCGAGCACCAGCGTCTATCCGCGCGAGGTCGTGAAAGCCGCGCTGCGCCTGAACGCCGGTGCGCTGATTCTGGCGCACAACCATCCCAGCGGTCTGGCCGAGCCGTCCGCTGCCGACCGCGCGCTGACGCAAACCCTGAAATCGGCGCTGGCCCTGGTGGATGTGCGCGTGCTCGATCACCTGGTGGTCACCCGGCATAGCGTGGTTTCGTTTGCCGAACGGGGTCTGTTGTGA
- a CDS encoding Smr/MutS family protein: MKPAASALKASSQDALRDLRRRLRQPPQPARTKPGPTPPPIAAAPAAAVPTSADRALFRAATAGAKVLGASIHPPPPGLQPALPKPIPHQSLRDERLVLLEAMSDELDLDHLLETDAALSWRREGVGSDTLRKLRRGHWTIQNEIDLHGLRRDEAREALGQFLRTALQREWRCVRVIHGKGLSSPLREPVLKHKVRSWLMQRDEVMAYVQARPSDGGAGALVVLLRSARRTERGG, from the coding sequence GTGAAACCCGCCGCGTCTGCGCTCAAGGCAAGCAGCCAGGACGCATTGCGCGACTTGCGCCGACGCCTGCGCCAGCCGCCGCAGCCTGCGCGCACGAAACCTGGGCCAACTCCACCGCCCATCGCGGCCGCTCCCGCCGCGGCTGTGCCCACCTCCGCAGATCGCGCCCTATTTCGCGCGGCCACTGCGGGCGCCAAGGTCTTGGGGGCATCGATCCACCCTCCCCCGCCAGGATTGCAGCCCGCGCTGCCCAAACCCATTCCGCACCAATCGCTGCGCGACGAACGGTTGGTGCTGTTAGAGGCGATGTCCGACGAACTCGATCTGGATCATTTGCTGGAGACCGACGCCGCCCTATCCTGGCGGAGAGAAGGCGTGGGATCGGACACCCTGCGCAAGCTGCGCCGGGGGCACTGGACGATCCAGAACGAAATCGATCTGCACGGTCTGCGCCGCGACGAGGCGCGTGAGGCTCTGGGTCAGTTTTTACGCACCGCGCTGCAGCGCGAATGGCGCTGCGTGCGGGTGATCCACGGCAAGGGGCTGAGTTCGCCCTTGCGCGAGCCGGTGCTCAAACACAAGGTGAGAAGCTGGCTGATGCAGCGCGACGAAGTGATGGCCTATGTGCAGGCCCGGCCCAGCGATGGCGGCGCCGGTGCTCTGGTGGTGCTGCTGCGCTCGGCCCGGCGCACTGAACGCGGCGGTTGA
- a CDS encoding group II truncated hemoglobin — translation MSETIAITPAAPVPQPVSSTPYQRLGGAEGVRRLVDHFYDLMDLEPQYADLRAMHPTNSEETREKLYLFLSGWLGGPDLYSPQYGHPRLRMRHFPYAIGTKERDEWMACMVQTLNEVEMDDTLRRQLHEAFAGTADWMRNKAEPGNMPAGNVVHG, via the coding sequence ATGTCAGAAACCATCGCCATCACGCCCGCCGCACCTGTCCCCCAGCCGGTTTCCAGCACGCCTTATCAGCGCCTCGGCGGCGCGGAGGGTGTGCGTCGGTTGGTCGATCATTTCTACGACTTGATGGATCTGGAGCCGCAATATGCCGATCTGCGGGCCATGCATCCCACGAATTCCGAAGAAACGCGGGAGAAGCTCTACCTGTTTCTCAGCGGCTGGCTGGGCGGGCCCGATCTGTATTCCCCGCAATATGGGCATCCGCGCCTGCGGATGCGCCACTTTCCCTACGCCATCGGCACCAAGGAGCGCGACGAGTGGATGGCCTGTATGGTGCAGACCCTCAACGAAGTCGAGATGGACGACACACTGCGCCGCCAGTTGCACGAAGCCTTCGCCGGTACGGCCGACTGGATGCGCAACAAAGCCGAGCCCGGCAATATGCCGGCGGGCAATGTGGTGCATGGTTGA